Proteins from one Blattabacterium sp. (Blattella germanica) str. Bge genomic window:
- a CDS encoding citrate synthase — protein MCSVVHFDINGCHYKFPVVYGTFYEKAINISKLRENTGFMTFDPGLKNTGIAKSSISFIDGEKGDLLYRGYPIEQIINKCSFMETSYLILNGELPNTAQLKYFSEKIKKFNYINQEIYQILDKIPDNYHPMGILSSLTYVLTVFTNWLKEEDMYLHLLAKLPILAALTYRKKVGLPPSYADHDLDYTSNLLKMFFSVPNKSYQQNPIITDALDKLLILHADHEQNCSTTTVRLLSSVHSGLFSSVSAGISALWGRLHGGANQAVIEMLETILRSGGNIKKWIEKAKNKKDPFRLMGFGHRIYKNFDPRAKIAKEVAENLINKLGILDPILELAKNLEESALQDSYFVENKLYPNIDFYSGIIYQAIGLPKDMFTVMFALGRLPGWMAHWKEMKFNKDPIGRPRQIYIGSKKRNIKC, from the coding sequence ATGTGCAGCGTTGTTCATTTCGATATCAATGGATGTCATTATAAGTTTCCTGTAGTTTATGGAACTTTTTACGAAAAAGCCATTAATATTTCTAAATTAAGAGAAAATACAGGCTTTATGACATTTGATCCAGGATTAAAAAATACAGGAATTGCTAAAAGTTCTATCAGTTTCATAGATGGGGAAAAAGGAGACCTTTTATATAGAGGATATCCTATTGAACAAATTATTAATAAATGTTCGTTTATGGAAACGAGTTACCTGATTTTAAATGGAGAATTACCCAATACTGCACAATTAAAATATTTCTCTGAAAAAATAAAAAAATTTAATTATATTAACCAGGAAATTTATCAAATACTTGATAAAATCCCTGATAATTATCATCCAATGGGGATATTATCTTCCTTAACCTATGTTTTGACTGTGTTTACAAATTGGCTAAAAGAAGAAGATATGTATCTTCATCTTTTAGCCAAACTACCTATATTAGCTGCTTTGACTTACAGAAAAAAAGTAGGACTTCCTCCTTCTTATGCAGATCATGATCTTGATTATACTTCTAATTTATTAAAAATGTTTTTTTCTGTCCCTAATAAATCTTACCAACAAAATCCAATTATAACGGATGCTTTGGATAAACTATTAATCCTGCATGCTGATCATGAGCAAAATTGTTCAACAACTACTGTACGTTTATTAAGTTCTGTTCATTCAGGACTATTTTCATCTGTTTCTGCAGGAATTAGTGCTCTTTGGGGAAGATTGCATGGAGGCGCTAATCAAGCTGTAATTGAAATGTTAGAAACGATTTTAAGAAGTGGAGGAAATATAAAAAAATGGATAGAAAAAGCAAAAAATAAAAAAGATCCATTTCGATTAATGGGATTTGGACATAGAATTTATAAAAATTTTGATCCTAGAGCAAAAATAGCGAAAGAAGTAGCTGAAAATCTTATCAACAAATTGGGAATTCTTGATCCAATTTTAGAATTGGCAAAAAATCTTGAAGAAAGTGCCCTTCAAGATTCTTATTTTGTGGAAAATAAACTTTATCCCAATATTGATTTTTATTCAGGAATTATTTATCAAGCTATAGGTCTTCCAAAAGACATGTTTACTGTGATGTTTGCTTTAGGAAGATTGCCAGGATGGATGGCTCATTGGAAAGAAATGAAATTTAATAAAGATCCTATAGGAAGACCTAGACAAATTTATATAGGATCCAAAAAAAGGAATATAAAGTGCTAA
- a CDS encoding GYDIA family GHMP kinase has product MHQHENFFYSHGKLLLTGEYFILCGACGLALPTIKGQSLTILRHNLSSVLHWKSYDEINQLWFEVIFKLPSLEIFYETEKRTAMRLRDLLLKSKKLQKSFLHNSLGIYVKTKLEFPRNWGLGSSSTLIHNIAKWAQIDPYMLLGNNFPGSGYDIACVTISKPIIYKLHNKKPHIIPIDFNPPFKNQLFFLHLNKKQNTYDGIQFFLSQKNISSQSIESISSITQKITFCKTLEEFEELLLKHEMIISKILNIPTIKETYFPDYLGLVKSLGAWGGDFVLISYREGMRNYFSKKGFHTLISFDQMIF; this is encoded by the coding sequence ATGCATCAACATGAGAATTTTTTTTATAGTCATGGAAAACTGTTGTTAACAGGAGAATATTTTATTTTATGTGGAGCTTGTGGATTAGCTTTACCTACAATTAAAGGACAATCATTAACTATATTGAGACACAATTTATCTTCTGTTTTACATTGGAAAAGTTATGATGAAATCAATCAACTTTGGTTTGAAGTTATTTTCAAACTTCCTTCCTTAGAAATTTTTTATGAAACAGAAAAGAGAACAGCAATGAGGTTAAGAGATCTATTATTAAAATCCAAAAAACTTCAAAAAAGTTTTCTTCATAATTCATTGGGAATATATGTAAAAACAAAATTAGAATTTCCTAGAAATTGGGGATTGGGAAGTAGTTCCACTTTAATTCACAACATAGCAAAGTGGGCTCAAATCGATCCCTATATGTTATTAGGAAATAATTTTCCAGGAAGTGGTTATGATATAGCTTGTGTTACTATATCAAAACCAATAATTTATAAATTGCATAATAAAAAACCTCATATTATTCCTATAGATTTTAATCCTCCATTCAAAAATCAACTTTTTTTTCTACATCTCAATAAAAAACAAAATACTTATGATGGAATACAATTTTTTCTTTCTCAAAAAAATATATCCAGTCAAAGTATTGAGTCTATATCTTCTATTACTCAAAAAATTACTTTTTGTAAAACATTAGAAGAATTTGAAGAATTATTATTGAAACATGAAATGATTATATCAAAAATATTGAATATTCCTACCATTAAAGAAACATATTTTCCAGATTATTTAGGATTGGTTAAAAGTTTAGGCGCATGGGGGGGGGATTTTGTTTTGATAAGCTATAGAGAAGGAATGAGAAATTATTTTTCTAAGAAAGGATTTCATACTCTCATTTCATTTGACCAGATGATTTTCTAA
- a CDS encoding rhomboid family intramembrane serine protease, producing MNFYTNLNSDAVKHLISINILVYTATFVFSQYKIESILSLYHPLDERFELYQILTHMFVHSKRLFLHIIFNMLALFMFGGQIETLLGIKKFLIIYFLSGIFAAFFQIIFNTSVMYHFVQTLDFSQAKKTLDYLNEEQKMNVYSSMYSPMMGASGAVSGIVGAFAKFFPEHKIFILPFPFPIAVRKALIIFIFGSLISAIFNLAPGVAHFAHIGGILSGYFIGSFFFRNED from the coding sequence GTGAATTTTTATACAAATCTCAACTCAGATGCTGTAAAACATTTAATCAGTATTAATATACTTGTCTATACAGCTACTTTTGTTTTTTCACAATATAAAATAGAAAGTATACTTTCTTTATATCATCCTCTAGATGAACGATTTGAATTATATCAGATTTTAACTCATATGTTTGTACATTCCAAACGTCTTTTTTTGCATATAATTTTCAATATGTTAGCTTTATTCATGTTTGGAGGACAAATAGAAACTTTATTGGGAATCAAAAAATTTCTAATAATATATTTTTTATCGGGAATTTTTGCTGCATTTTTTCAAATAATTTTTAATACGAGTGTCATGTATCATTTTGTTCAGACTTTGGATTTTTCACAAGCTAAAAAAACATTGGATTATCTAAATGAAGAACAAAAAATGAATGTTTATAGTTCCATGTATTCTCCTATGATGGGAGCCTCTGGGGCCGTAAGTGGAATAGTGGGAGCTTTTGCTAAATTTTTTCCAGAACATAAAATTTTTATTCTTCCTTTTCCTTTTCCAATTGCTGTTAGAAAAGCTCTTATAATTTTTATTTTCGGAAGTTTGATTTCAGCTATTTTTAACTTAGCACCTGGAGTGGCTCATTTTGCTCATATCGGAGGAATTTTATCTGGTTATTTTATAGGAAGTTTTTTTTTTAGAAATGAAGATTAG
- the lepB gene encoding signal peptidase I, giving the protein MHQYFVSSGLFLFFEYIIHILGTWRLYQKCGINSWKIFIPIYNIFIFLKTYNRSICYMFFLLNPLTSIVLLFILWMDLIRSFGKKTKKDIIILFFSAGLYVYYINFFEKIQLLKIEKIKKKEDNTGILLAIIFSFITQTYIVQPFVIPTSSMEGTLLVGDFILVSKIHYGLRMPMSPISIPFTHNNIIGNIKSYISILQWPYFRFYPIQSIRRNDIVVFNFPKDSNHKVIDRKDHYIKRCIGLPGDLISIKKGVLFVNHKKEKFFSERQQAYLIKTENIPLNIEYLKNKMDIEDIELIEEKNDEYFYQIMLTKKKAIQIKNLFYNIVFMKKNIFPIHFQEDCIFPSGWNRDFFGPLYIPKKGELIKLNLRNIHIYNEIISYETGKKIKFPSGKDYKIKNNYYFMMGDNRHNSYDSRYWGFVPEDHIVGKPILIWMSIDWDRKNPFNLFSWKFRWNRIITRIE; this is encoded by the coding sequence ATGCACCAATACTTCGTTTCTAGTGGTCTTTTTTTATTTTTTGAATATATTATTCATATTTTAGGAACATGGAGGCTTTATCAAAAATGCGGAATCAATTCCTGGAAAATTTTTATTCCTATATATAATATTTTCATTTTTTTAAAAACTTATAATAGATCTATATGCTATATGTTTTTCTTATTAAATCCATTAACAAGTATTGTTTTGCTTTTTATTTTGTGGATGGATTTAATTCGTTCTTTTGGAAAAAAAACAAAAAAAGATATTATTATTCTCTTTTTTTCTGCAGGTCTATATGTTTACTACATCAATTTTTTTGAAAAGATTCAATTATTAAAAATTGAAAAAATAAAAAAAAAAGAAGATAATACAGGAATATTATTGGCTATTATTTTTTCTTTTATCACACAAACTTACATAGTTCAACCCTTTGTAATCCCTACTTCTTCTATGGAAGGAACCTTATTGGTAGGAGATTTTATACTAGTCAGTAAAATTCATTATGGGCTGCGAATGCCTATGTCTCCTATTTCTATTCCTTTTACGCATAATAACATTATTGGAAATATAAAATCTTACATATCTATTTTACAATGGCCCTATTTTCGTTTTTATCCCATACAATCTATACGAAGAAATGATATAGTTGTTTTTAATTTTCCTAAAGATTCTAATCATAAAGTTATAGATAGAAAAGATCATTATATTAAACGTTGTATAGGATTACCAGGAGATTTAATTTCTATTAAAAAAGGTGTTTTATTTGTTAATCACAAAAAAGAAAAATTTTTTTCAGAAAGGCAACAAGCTTATTTAATTAAAACAGAAAACATTCCTTTAAACATAGAATATCTTAAAAACAAAATGGATATTGAAGATATTGAGTTGATTGAAGAAAAAAACGATGAATATTTTTATCAAATTATGTTAACCAAAAAAAAAGCAATTCAAATAAAAAATTTGTTCTACAACATAGTTTTTATGAAAAAAAATATTTTTCCAATTCATTTTCAAGAAGATTGTATATTTCCTTCTGGTTGGAACAGAGATTTTTTTGGTCCATTATATATTCCTAAAAAAGGAGAATTAATTAAATTGAATTTAAGAAATATTCATATTTATAATGAAATTATTAGTTATGAAACAGGAAAAAAAATTAAGTTTCCTTCAGGAAAGGATTACAAAATCAAAAATAATTACTATTTTATGATGGGAGACAATAGACACAATTCATATGATTCTCGTTATTGGGGTTTTGTTCCAGAAGATCATATAGTAGGAAAACCCATATTGATATGGATGAGTATCGATTGGGATCGAAAAAATCCTTTTAATTTATTCAGTTGGAAATTCCGTTGGAATCGGATTATAACAAGAATAGAATAA
- a CDS encoding Rne/Rng family ribonuclease has product MNKELIINAEEQEVEIALLEEGQLLELHRDVFNKKFSVGDIYLGIVKKILYGLNAAIIDIGHSKGAFLHYNDLGFQINKILELISMNRKFFSNNFEKKENRNSIDKILHPGQRILVQISKEPISNKGPKLTSKICIPGRYLILIPFSEKISISKKIKNAKEESRLLSYIRKIKPHEFGIIIRTASHNKREEVLNEELIFLIKKWKKTLKNLIKLPPPPVRVLSEISKTSCLLRDTFNDDFKSIYCNNNFLCQEIHSYLSLIAPEKINIIKYYKGNIPIFEKYGIEKQIQIFLGRNVPLENGAYLIIEHTEALHVIDVNSGMNNHMKKNCTESERIDNILKINLLAATEIARQLRLRDMGGIIVVDFIDMSEPIQRKQLYEHLKEKMKNDRAKHKILPPNKFGLVQFTRHRVRPELKVNINNEKSKDSPIHYIHRLEFVLESIIKNKNHQKIQLHIHSFVSAYLKKGFPSIQQKWLLKYKKWIQIIPRDSFGYTEYKIFNENHEIISSSFH; this is encoded by the coding sequence ATGAATAAAGAGTTAATTATAAATGCAGAAGAACAAGAAGTAGAAATAGCTCTTTTAGAAGAAGGACAATTATTAGAGCTTCATAGAGATGTTTTCAATAAAAAATTCTCTGTAGGAGATATCTATTTAGGAATAGTAAAAAAAATTTTGTATGGATTAAATGCTGCTATTATCGATATAGGACATTCAAAAGGGGCTTTTTTACATTACAACGATCTTGGATTTCAAATAAATAAAATATTAGAGTTGATTTCTATGAATAGAAAATTTTTCTCTAACAATTTTGAAAAAAAAGAAAACAGAAATTCTATAGATAAGATATTGCATCCTGGACAAAGAATTTTGGTTCAAATTTCGAAAGAACCTATTTCTAATAAAGGGCCAAAATTAACTTCTAAAATTTGTATACCAGGAAGGTATTTGATACTTATTCCTTTTTCAGAAAAAATTTCTATTTCTAAAAAAATAAAAAATGCAAAAGAAGAAAGTCGATTGCTTTCTTACATAAGAAAGATAAAACCTCATGAATTTGGTATTATCATTCGTACAGCTTCTCATAATAAAAGAGAAGAAGTTTTGAATGAAGAACTGATTTTTTTAATCAAAAAATGGAAAAAAACATTAAAAAATCTGATTAAATTGCCTCCACCTCCAGTTAGGGTGTTGAGTGAAATCAGCAAAACTTCTTGTTTATTAAGAGATACATTCAATGATGATTTTAAATCTATTTACTGTAACAATAATTTTCTTTGTCAAGAAATTCATTCCTATTTATCTTTAATAGCTCCGGAAAAAATCAACATTATTAAATATTATAAAGGAAATATTCCCATATTTGAAAAATATGGAATCGAAAAACAAATACAAATTTTTTTGGGTAGAAATGTTCCTCTTGAAAATGGGGCTTATCTTATAATAGAACACACTGAAGCTTTGCATGTTATAGATGTTAATAGCGGAATGAACAATCATATGAAAAAAAATTGTACAGAATCAGAAAGAATTGATAATATATTAAAAATTAATCTATTAGCAGCTACAGAAATAGCAAGACAACTGAGATTAAGAGACATGGGAGGTATAATTGTAGTGGATTTTATAGACATGTCTGAACCTATTCAGAGAAAACAGTTATATGAACATTTAAAGGAAAAAATGAAAAATGATAGAGCTAAACACAAAATTTTACCACCAAACAAATTTGGGTTAGTTCAATTTACTCGTCATAGAGTGAGACCTGAATTAAAAGTTAATATCAATAATGAAAAATCTAAAGATTCCCCTATACATTATATTCATCGTTTAGAATTTGTTCTAGAATCTATTATAAAAAATAAAAATCATCAGAAAATACAATTGCACATACATTCTTTTGTTTCAGCTTATTTAAAAAAAGGATTTCCTTCTATTCAACAAAAATGGTTGTTAAAATATAAAAAATGGATTCAAATAATTCCAAGAGATTCATTTGGATATACGGAATATAAAATTTTCAATGAAAATCATGAAATTATATCTTCTTCTTTTCATTAA
- the mutY gene encoding A/G-specific adenine glycosylase: MDFSKKIINWYKKNHRKLPWRETQNPYYILVSEFILQQTRISKTTIKYYSNFIKKFPDLEKLAQAEEKNVLKEWEGLGYYSRARNLHSFAKELKKNNIFPKKYKELIKYKGIGPYTGAAIASICFNEVIPAVDGNAYRVFSRYLGIYDDITSTATKNMFRILILKMMDYKYPGIFNQAIMDIGSVLCTPKNAKCFLCPVKDSCFSIKNDTVYKFPVKRIKKSILKQRFFYYIFMYDHDRNICINKRSSQDIWKGLYDFPLIESEKNLSVDEIHDKIWKKFRIIYSNTIYKIKHKITHQILYIQFLNCEILRNFHFQKFFFVPHYEIGKYPFPSPIVLFLKHEKMI, from the coding sequence ATGGATTTTTCTAAAAAAATAATAAATTGGTACAAAAAAAATCATAGAAAACTTCCTTGGAGAGAAACTCAAAATCCATATTATATATTAGTTTCAGAATTTATATTGCAACAAACAAGAATTTCAAAAACTACTATAAAATATTATTCAAACTTTATTAAAAAATTTCCAGATTTAGAAAAATTAGCTCAAGCAGAGGAAAAAAACGTGTTAAAAGAATGGGAAGGATTGGGTTATTATTCCAGAGCAAGAAACTTGCATTCTTTTGCTAAAGAATTAAAAAAAAATAATATCTTTCCAAAAAAATATAAAGAACTAATCAAGTATAAAGGAATAGGTCCATATACAGGAGCCGCTATTGCATCTATATGTTTTAATGAGGTTATTCCTGCTGTTGATGGAAATGCTTATAGAGTATTTTCTAGATATTTGGGAATTTACGATGATATAACATCTACTGCAACAAAAAATATGTTTAGAATTCTCATTTTAAAAATGATGGATTATAAATATCCAGGAATTTTTAATCAAGCAATTATGGATATCGGGTCTGTTTTATGCACTCCAAAAAATGCAAAGTGTTTTTTATGTCCAGTTAAAGATTCTTGTTTTTCCATTAAAAATGATACTGTCTATAAATTCCCTGTAAAAAGAATAAAAAAATCTATTCTGAAACAGAGATTTTTTTATTATATTTTCATGTATGATCATGATAGAAATATTTGTATCAATAAAAGATCTTCCCAAGATATATGGAAAGGACTTTATGATTTTCCTTTAATAGAATCAGAAAAAAATCTTTCTGTTGATGAAATTCATGATAAAATTTGGAAAAAATTTCGGATAATTTATTCGAATACCATTTATAAAATCAAACATAAAATCACTCATCAAATTTTATATATTCAATTTTTGAATTGTGAAATTTTACGAAATTTTCATTTCCAAAAATTTTTTTTTGTACCACATTATGAAATAGGAAAGTATCCTTTTCCTAGTCCTATTGTCTTATTTTTAAAACATGAGAAAATGATTTAG
- the mutL gene encoding DNA mismatch repair endonuclease MutL, whose protein sequence is MKDLIQFLPINVISQIAAGEVILRPSSVLRELLENAIDANAKMIDIFIKNSGKTLIQLIDDGDGMSVNDAKMSIQRYATSKIKQADDIFKMRTKGFRGEALASIALISQLEIQTKNQENVLGIHLFVEEGKIKEEIPINMLKGTRISVKNIFYKLPARRQFLKSSQIEFQHIVHEFYKIVLAHRNILYRFYHNDKIVFYFQEASLRERIKEIFKNENKILTPIFIKKNRILVKGFVSVPDSSIKKGNQLILVNQRCVTHLFLHKKIIHAYDGFLKDLKTVSYFIFIHIDPNFVNWNIHPSKKEVQLEEEDIIGCMIQQEIKNILFDQYEVKNKELKKYDVLLSCDSKNSFLNDFSFEELSYKKKVIQLENLFRLNDSSFFNKNVDLTNQLSRYIANKKRIITLQINRKYIIFTLNNEYIIFVDQHRAHRNILFEFFLREKNLISQQFLFPIEVRLLKKEFISLKNIKDDLINFGFHLYFCNESAYLYSVPENIHQNILVEVFQNILKYNFIKGKKKNKKILIQSISKSASIKYGTELYPDKMECLIRDLFSCHNPNYTDSGDPIFFVLRKNFFKK, encoded by the coding sequence ATGAAAGATCTTATTCAATTTTTGCCTATTAATGTGATTAGTCAAATAGCTGCAGGAGAAGTAATACTACGTCCTTCTTCTGTTCTGAGAGAGCTTTTAGAAAATGCAATAGATGCAAACGCAAAAATGATCGATATTTTTATAAAAAATTCAGGAAAAACGTTAATTCAGTTAATAGATGATGGAGATGGAATGAGTGTAAATGATGCAAAAATGAGTATTCAAAGATATGCTACTTCAAAAATCAAACAAGCTGATGACATTTTTAAAATGAGAACCAAAGGATTTAGAGGAGAAGCTTTAGCTTCCATTGCTCTGATTTCTCAACTAGAAATACAAACTAAAAATCAAGAAAATGTATTAGGAATTCATCTTTTTGTAGAAGAAGGAAAGATCAAAGAAGAAATTCCTATAAACATGCTTAAAGGAACAAGAATTTCGGTCAAAAACATTTTTTATAAACTTCCTGCTAGAAGGCAATTTTTAAAATCTTCACAAATAGAATTTCAACATATTGTTCATGAATTTTATAAAATAGTTCTAGCACATAGAAATATTCTATATCGTTTTTATCATAATGACAAAATTGTTTTTTACTTTCAAGAAGCTTCTTTAAGAGAAAGAATCAAAGAAATTTTTAAAAACGAAAATAAAATATTAACACCTATTTTCATTAAGAAAAACAGAATTCTTGTAAAAGGATTTGTAAGTGTTCCAGATTCTTCTATAAAAAAAGGAAATCAGTTGATATTGGTTAATCAACGTTGTGTGACACATTTATTTTTGCATAAAAAAATTATTCATGCTTATGATGGTTTTTTGAAAGACTTGAAAACAGTTTCTTATTTTATTTTTATTCATATAGATCCCAATTTTGTGAATTGGAATATTCATCCTTCAAAAAAAGAAGTCCAATTAGAAGAAGAAGATATTATTGGTTGTATGATTCAACAGGAAATCAAAAACATTTTGTTTGATCAATATGAAGTGAAAAACAAAGAATTGAAAAAATATGATGTTCTGTTATCCTGTGATTCTAAAAATTCTTTTTTGAATGATTTTTCTTTTGAAGAACTTTCTTATAAAAAAAAAGTGATTCAATTAGAAAATTTATTTCGATTGAATGATTCTTCTTTTTTCAACAAAAATGTTGATTTAACAAATCAATTATCCCGTTATATTGCTAATAAAAAAAGAATAATAACTCTTCAAATTAATAGAAAATATATAATTTTTACATTGAATAATGAATATATCATATTCGTAGATCAACATAGAGCACATAGAAACATATTATTTGAATTTTTTTTAAGAGAAAAAAACTTAATAAGTCAACAATTTCTTTTTCCTATAGAAGTAAGACTTTTGAAAAAAGAATTCATTTCTTTAAAAAATATAAAAGATGATTTGATCAATTTTGGATTTCATTTATATTTTTGTAATGAATCAGCTTATTTATATTCTGTTCCTGAAAATATACATCAAAATATATTAGTTGAAGTTTTTCAAAATATTTTAAAATATAATTTCATTAAAGGAAAAAAAAAGAACAAAAAAATACTTATTCAATCAATATCTAAATCTGCATCTATAAAATATGGAACGGAATTATATCCTGATAAAATGGAATGTTTAATTAGAGATTTATTTTCTTGTCATAATCCTAATTATACGGATTCAGGAGATCCTATATTTTTTGTTTTAAGAAAAAATTTTTTTAAAAAGTGA
- the gldE gene encoding gliding motility-associated protein GldE produces the protein MEKEFSTNVFLESTLYFALIIILLLFSALISGSETAFFCLEKKTIDRERKKNSHKGNLVLKILRDRKKLLATILISNNFSNIGIVILSSYLITEFLENECLIISNQFHIPINFILEVVLLTFILLLFGEIIPKIYASKNNFRFAIFMSKPLIFLSKILNPISRIIIFISKFIEKKVIKKKNLISVDQLSKALKITSSNEKNVKECQFLQRIVDFGNTETHQIMTPRIDMFALNSNTIFSDVLELVRNQGYSRIPIYKDSIDDIEGVLFAKDLLPFIYDKNFKWTQLIHPPFFVPEKKKIDDLLSDFKKRKIHLAIVVDEYGGTCGLVTLEDVIEEIVGDIIDEFDEEDMSYSKLNQNNYLFDGKTSLINFYRIMEIKEEVFFEKKKGDADTLGGFILEINKEFPKKKQKINFLNYSFIIRTIENKRIKTIEVIRKKNN, from the coding sequence TTGGAAAAAGAATTTTCGACGAATGTTTTTTTAGAAAGTACTTTATATTTTGCATTAATAATAATACTACTATTATTTTCTGCACTAATATCTGGATCAGAAACCGCTTTTTTTTGTCTTGAAAAAAAAACTATTGACAGAGAGAGAAAAAAAAATTCTCATAAAGGAAATCTTGTATTAAAAATTCTTAGAGATAGAAAAAAACTATTGGCAACAATATTAATATCCAACAATTTTTCGAATATTGGAATCGTGATATTAAGTTCCTATTTGATAACAGAATTTTTAGAAAATGAATGTTTGATTATTTCTAATCAGTTTCATATCCCTATTAATTTTATTTTAGAAGTAGTGCTTCTCACTTTTATTTTACTTTTATTCGGAGAGATCATTCCTAAAATATATGCTAGTAAAAATAATTTTCGTTTTGCTATTTTTATGTCAAAACCATTAATATTTCTTAGTAAAATATTAAATCCTATTAGCAGAATAATAATTTTTATTTCAAAGTTTATAGAAAAGAAAGTGATTAAAAAAAAGAATCTTATTTCTGTAGATCAACTTTCAAAAGCATTGAAAATCACATCTTCAAATGAAAAAAATGTTAAAGAATGTCAATTCTTACAAAGAATTGTTGATTTTGGAAATACAGAAACACATCAGATTATGACTCCAAGAATAGATATGTTTGCTTTAAATAGTAACACTATTTTCTCTGATGTTTTAGAATTAGTTCGTAATCAGGGATATTCTCGTATACCTATTTATAAAGATAGTATTGATGATATAGAAGGAGTTCTTTTCGCTAAAGATCTTCTTCCATTTATTTATGATAAAAATTTTAAATGGACTCAATTAATTCATCCTCCTTTTTTTGTTCCAGAAAAAAAAAAGATAGATGATCTTTTAAGTGATTTTAAAAAAAGAAAGATACATTTAGCTATTGTAGTAGATGAATATGGAGGGACTTGTGGATTAGTTACTCTTGAAGATGTAATTGAAGAGATAGTAGGAGACATTATCGATGAATTTGATGAAGAAGATATGTCTTATTCCAAGCTAAATCAAAATAATTATTTATTTGATGGAAAAACTTCTTTAATTAATTTCTATCGTATTATGGAAATTAAAGAAGAAGTTTTTTTTGAGAAAAAAAAAGGTGATGCAGATACTTTAGGTGGTTTCATTCTAGAAATAAATAAAGAATTTCCAAAAAAAAAACAGAAGATTAATTTTTTAAATTATTCCTTTATTATAAGAACTATCGAGAATAAAAGAATAAAAACGATAGAAGTAATAAGAAAAAAAAATAATTAG
- a CDS encoding HU family DNA-binding protein — MTKADIITEIISETGSERIDTQKVIETFMKKIKQSLTSGENVYLRGFGSFIIKYRAKKLGRHISKDESIVIPAHNIPAFKPAKSFTELVKKMFL; from the coding sequence ATGACAAAAGCAGATATAATAACAGAAATCATATCAGAAACTGGATCTGAGAGAATTGATACGCAAAAGGTGATAGAAACATTTATGAAAAAAATAAAACAAAGCCTAACTTCGGGAGAAAATGTTTATTTAAGAGGGTTTGGATCATTTATCATTAAATATAGAGCTAAAAAACTGGGACGTCATATATCCAAGGATGAGTCTATTGTAATTCCTGCGCATAACATTCCAGCATTTAAACCGGCAAAATCTTTTACCGAATTAGTAAAAAAAATGTTCCTATAA
- the ribH gene encoding 6,7-dimethyl-8-ribityllumazine synthase: protein MKACSVYSLDKKKIKDANLKFAIIVSLWNQEITNRLYKGAYETLIQSGILKEKIQTWKVPGSYELIYSAKKIAHCYNFDSIITIGSLIQGETYHFEYLCQAISQGIKDINIKYDVPVIFCVLTDKNQQQSFDRSGGKNGNKGIECAKTAIYMSLFRKSIK from the coding sequence ATGAAAGCATGTTCTGTTTATTCATTAGATAAAAAAAAAATAAAAGATGCAAATTTAAAATTTGCGATTATTGTTTCTCTATGGAATCAAGAAATTACTAATAGATTATATAAAGGAGCTTATGAAACTTTAATTCAATCAGGAATTTTGAAAGAAAAGATCCAAACTTGGAAAGTTCCTGGAAGTTATGAATTAATTTATTCTGCTAAGAAAATAGCACATTGTTATAATTTTGATTCAATTATTACAATTGGATCTCTGATACAAGGAGAAACTTATCATTTCGAATATTTATGTCAAGCTATTTCGCAAGGAATCAAAGATATTAATATAAAATATGATGTTCCTGTTATATTTTGTGTTCTGACTGATAAAAATCAACAACAATCTTTTGATCGATCAGGTGGTAAAAATGGAAATAAGGGAATAGAATGTGCCAAAACAGCTATATATATGTCTTTATTTAGAAAATCTATAAAATGA